The sequence below is a genomic window from Lysobacter capsici.
CGCGCAGGCCAAGGCCTCGTCGGTGGAGGTCTCGCTGACCGTTGCCCCTTGCATTACTTCGTTCCGCACCGGTTCGCCGCCTTCTACGCAGGACGCAGGATAACGCGAGCTTCACGCCAGCGCCGCAGGCTGGGGCACGGCCGACAACCCCATCCCGGGCTCCGGGCCGTTGTTCCTTGCATGCAACTGGCCCTCCAACCTTCGCTATACGACGCGCTTTGCTCGCGCAACCGCTTCCCGTCGGCGCCGCCAGGCCGTACCCTGCCGCGGATGAATTCCGCTGCGGATGCGAGCGACGACGTACTCATGCTGGCCTGGACGGGCGGCGACGTCGCCGCGTTCGAGGTTCTGTACGCGCGCCATCGCGGCCCTTTGTACCGCTTCGTGCTGCGGCAGATCCGTGATTCGGCGCTCGCCGACGAATTCTTCCAGGACATCTGGCAGCGCGTGATCGGCGCGCGCCATGGCTGGAAGCCCGACGCGCAGTTCAGCACCTGGCTGTTCCGGATCGCCCATAACCGCCTGAACGATCACTGGCGCGGCCTCAAGCACCGCCCGCCGGCGCCCGAGGACGGCGACGAGCGCGCCGCGCGCGTGCCCGACCCGAC
It includes:
- a CDS encoding RNA polymerase sigma factor, with amino-acid sequence MNSAADASDDVLMLAWTGGDVAAFEVLYARHRGPLYRFVLRQIRDSALADEFFQDIWQRVIGARHGWKPDAQFSTWLFRIAHNRLNDHWRGLKHRPPAPEDGDERAARVPDPTTPERELSEFEQRRRLQRAIEELPEEQREVVLLRLEQELSLEEIGEITGAGRETVKSRLRYAMDKLRARLTE